The Bos indicus x Bos taurus breed Angus x Brahman F1 hybrid chromosome 11, Bos_hybrid_MaternalHap_v2.0, whole genome shotgun sequence sequence actttataaaataaaacaaatacttttgTTTTTGGTGGTGACAGTCCCTAGGGTCTTTAACTCCTCTGATCAACCCAAAGAAACTCTGGGCAGCAACCATGTCAGCAGGCCAGAGAGGGTAAGTTTGTATCTGTGGATTTCCAAGGAGACAGGTTAAGAAACAGCCCCCTTAACTGTTACCTGGAAAGCAGAGAGCTAGCCCTTCGGCCTAGGGGCGGGAGAGAGGCGCAACTGTGGGTCTGAAACTCACTCGATGCCGAGGTCCACCTCGGGGATGCCGCTCAGCATCTGGTTAGACAGCATCTCCTCCGTCTTCTTTGCCGAGGAAACCCGGATGTTTTCTGGCAGCTCATAAAGGCAATCCTCTGCATTCTTTGGCTTGACTTTCTGTTCCTCATGTTCCACGATCCCTTTCCGCTTCTTCAGTTCTGTCTCAATGTACTTCATCCTGAAATGAGATACCCGCAGGCCTCAGGGAGGGGCAGGACAGCTCCAACCCTGGCCCAGAGCCATGATGGGTGATGATGAAGTTGTCATCATTCCATGgagaagtgagaaaaataaaaataacttttcagtttttaaatcaaGCTAAAAGTTTTCAATTTAAAGCACCAGTCTATACAATGAGATCCTGTCCCACCACATTATGTGGAAGTTTCTTTGATGGCAGTTTTTATTTAACAGCCTGGGTGGCAAAATGAAAAATGGGCAAGTCCAATGTTTCTCCCTACAATTTTCTttaaggggtgggatgggaataTTACCAGCcaaggaatttaaaaattctaagaaccACGTTCTTAAAGAAATCTTGAGGTTTTCAAAGTTCTCAAGCCTGAGGTGGTGGGGTAAGGGGGACCAGGGACACAAGAGGGGTCAAATTTGCTGTTTTTGGATAAGATTAGAAATGTCATCTGTGACTAAATGTCAGACACTATCTGGCTGGAGCCCACCTCCAATCGCTCAGCGCTGAAAAGACTGACACCTACATGTCGGCATCCTCGTCCCTTCGGTTGGTTTCTGCGGAAAATGATGTCCCCAGATGGAGGTCTTCCTCTTCGCTGATCCTACAAAAAAGAGAACAGTGAAGGAGAGCCTTAGAGTCACATATAAATGAGGCTGAATATGATGCTACATTAATAAAACAAGTATGCAATGAAATGTACAACATCCTGTCCATAGCTGGAAAAAATAAGATACATATATAACACGTAACCAGAAGGAACTCCAGGAATATACGCAAGCACACTGATGGCCTCTGGAGATACTTCAGGGGGAAAGagtagatatatttatttttcacttttgcgTTGCTTGTATTATTTTGGTAATTgtgttttctatgtttttcttaaaaaagaaaaataacttccaCGTGGGTTTGAAAGATAATATATAATGCACCCTTATAAGAGGTGCCTACCTACATTACACTAAGTTAACGTTTGaagagtttctgttttctttgcttttaaacaaCATACTCTTTACAGAGCACAAAGGGCACTTCAAGCCGTATACAAGCTGCAGCAGGCCCCAGCTCCCTGGCTGGCAGGCAGTGCAGGTGAGTTTGTATCTGAGCCTGTTTTGCACGTACTTATCTTTGCCCCTTTCCTTTAGTTTCTTCATGTCCACCATCCCGCCTGTCTTCATCTGAAAGGGATCATCCTGCAGAAAGCAAACAGCGGAGAAGCAACATCTATGTAACTCGCAGTGGAATGTTTTGTTCTTAAAGAAAACTCAATCACCCACTGAAGAGCAGTCACATCTTCCCACTGCCCAGGGAGGGTCCCACAACTCACCACTAGAGTGGTCTCTTCTTGTACTTTCTCTCCCACCAGCAGGGCAACAGCACTGAGAATAACcaaaaagcagaggagagagagagagaaatggcacaGTTCAAAGATGAGGAGAAACATTTAGGAAGTCTGAAGAAACATTTAGGAAGTCTGCAACATTAGTGCGGGGTTAAGATTTGAGGAGTGGACACCAAAGTCAGATGGAAAGCCTACAAGAATAACAGGGATCAAGAGACACTCTAGGGACTtctcctgtggtccagtggctaagactctgcactttcaatgcaggggccctggtcggggaattatcccacatgcagcaactaagagtttgcatgcttcaacgaagactgaagatcccatgtgccacagctaagacctggtgcagccaaataaataaaataaatgttatgaaACAATAAGAAAGCGAGAGAGACGCTCTAGATGCTAGAGATGGGGGTAGTGTTCACCTAAGTGGTACACTTTCCTACAAAGTCATTTGGCATTATCTTGGCTTAGAAACCTCATTTCTAAGATTTTGCCCTCACAGAAAATGAAGCTAAAGACAAGTGTAGGAAAATACTATTGCAGCCTTATTTGGTGGTGAAATTTGGCACAATGACCTACAGATCCCAAAACAGAGGGGGCAAGTTAAATTATGGTATGTATATCtggtggaatattatgcagctatcaaaaaggttttttttttttgggggggggcgaTTACCCACAATGTGGATGAATACCCACAATATCATGAATTGAAAATACAGTAGTTACCCCCCCCTTAGCTGTGGTTTTACTTTTCACAGTGTCAGTTACCTATggtccaaaaatattaaacagaaaattccAGTAATAAAAAAATTCGTAAGTTTTAAATTATCTATcagctattgtgaacagtgtgACGAATCTCTGCCCTCTTGCCTGGTCCAACAGAGGAAGTGAACCACCCTTTTGTCCCGAGGGTCCACACTGTATACACGACCCACCTATCGGTGTGGGGAAAAATAGTCTGCATAAGATTAGATACTATTCAAGcttcaggcatccactgggggTCTTGGAACATAGCCCCTGTGGATAAGAGGAGACTACTGAAGCATAGAATAAAAATAAGGCTGCTCACAGTCtttacaaaagagagagagaaaacaggcaGGGAAGAACATTAAATGTCAATATTGGTTACCTCTTTATGGGAGAATTATAGGtactatttattttcttgattataCCTTTCTAAATTTCCCAAACCCTTAACAATCAGTGTGCATTTCACAATTAATTGAAGTGTAATAAAGACACtagtctggacttccctggtggtccagtagttaaggatccacctgccaatgcaggggacatgggtttgatccctggcgggGGAAGATTCTGCAAGCTGAGCGGCAACTAAGCTTGTGAGTCACAACggagcccacatgccatgagtCCTGAAGTCtgggcaccctagagcccatcttttgaaacaagaaaagccactacaatgagaagtccaagcactgcaaccagagaaagcccctgcatagaaacaaagacccagtgcagccatcaGCTCAggtcagccgctcagtcgtgtccgactctttgcgaacccatggactgcagcacgccaggcctccctgtccatcaccaactcccagagcctactcaaactcatgtccatcgtgttggtgatgccatccaaccatctcatcctctgtcgtccccttctcctcccgccttcaatctttcccagtatcagggtcttttccagtgagtcggttcttcatatcaggtggccaaagtattggaattaaaacaaaaacaaaccaaaaaacacaaGCAATGACCTGTAACTCTGGAAgaagtgaaacttgctcagttgtgtccaagtctttgcgatcccatggaatacacagtccatgtaattctgcaggccagaatactggagtgggtagcctttcccttctccaggggaatcttcccaacccaggaattgaacccaagttgCCCgtattgcaagcggattcttaaccagctgagccacaagggaagcccaagaatactggagtgggtagcctaccccttctccagcagatcttccagacccaagaatctaaccagggtctcctgcattgcaggcggattctttaccaactgagctatcagggaagcccatggtagcTCTGGAGCAAACTTCAAGACCACAAGGTTCAGGGCATGTCCTGGTTGAACATTTGCAAACAACAACGCTTGAATCCCTCTCCAGGAAGTACAAAGTGTAAAGTTTGTCAAGAAAAGGGGCTGTCTATGTCTGAGAATATATTTGTGACAACGACCCGGGCGGGGTGAGAGGAGTCAGGGGAGGTGGtgtctctgtcatcccctcctgtTCTGGGTCCTCTACTCCCAAGCGGTACCCACCTCACCCCGTTGGGCCTCTTCCTCAAGTTCTGCACCTCTCGGGTCTCTTCCAGTTTTAATcttagaagagaaaaaacaaataaaaaggcaacGCACAGGCTGAGATACCCTTCACGGAACTCAAAGAGTCAAAAGGCAGCTTCGACGGACACCAATGACTGGCCGTCTAGCCGCCCGCAGTGGTCCAGAGAGTGACTGTGTCTCGACACACCAGGAGTCAGATCCACTTCGCATCCCAGGGGCACCCCTCCCAACCATGAGACCTTGGGGCGGCGGTCTCATCCCTAGGAGCCTCGTTTTCTTCGTTCGCAGAGGGGTAACGACACCGCTCACAGCAATGGTGTCAACGAGGTACCCGGCTGGTCGTGAGTCCCCTTAGGTtgcctctctcttcctgccccgTAGGATCCCGCCCCAAACGCACCGAACCTCCTCTGAGTCCTGCTCGTCTTCCTCCGACTCCGAGTCGGCGCGGCGCCGGCGGAAAGTCTTCCCGGTGACCCGCATAGTCGCACCGGCACTGCTGTCCAGAGCCTCTGCGCCGAGAACTGGGATACTTCCGGCGCGCGGCTATGAGGTCAGAGCGCCGGCccagcccggccccgcccccagctccgGCCCCGCCCCCAGTCCACACGCCCATCTGACCACGCCCCCGTCCGTGGCGTCGGCCTCTCCCGATTGGGCAGCCCAGGGGGGAGGAGGCGGGGCGCGGCTGGCCGGGCCTCAAGACCCTGCGCCCGCGGCTCGGAGGGCGCGCTTGACTGACAGGCGGCGGTGGCGGCTCGGTTGCGACTGCAGGTGAGTTCCGGGCCGCCGCCGGCTGTTTCAGGGGGCCGGGTCTCTCCGAGCAGGGGCGACCCAGTCCGGCTCCGGGCCGGCGGGAACCTGGCCCTGCCTGGTGCGCATAACGCCGTGGCCAGGTGAGCGGAGCCCGGGACCCCCCTCGGCCGCCACTGCCCTGACCCCTCCTCCGGCCGGCGCCCAGGGTATCTATTCGGGCCCCGGGCGCCCCACTTCGGGCCCCTAGGCTCCGGAATAGGGGGCGCcgtctctttcatttctgcctGGGCCTGCCCCAGCGTTGAAAGCACGCTTGTGGCGTCTCGGACCGCTGACTTCTTTCCTCCGGTCTGGGCCCTGAcgtgcactttttttttcctgtagggACAAAAGATAACCACTTCTTAGCCGTGATGAATTAAAGCCCCAGCCCCGACTCCCCAGCTAACGATCGCTTCCAGCCACTTCTCCCGGAGGGGAGTCGTGTCTGGTGTTTTGAACCCACTCGGGAGGGTTTGAGGGCAGAGGGTGCTTGCTGGCCGCTTCCCGGGACCTTCGGGGGCCTTGTTTTCGTTCTTTGTCACGAGGACTGTCGCTCTGGCCTCCGCCCCTTCTACCCGAGGATGCTCTGAGGATTaagtttatttgaaaaacagGAATCAACCGACGCTTAGGATATAACTAAAGGCATAAATAATGGCTTGTGGGACATCTAGCAAGCCCttattagttttccttttttcaatatgctgtttgtCCTTTCCTTAGCAAGAACTACCTCTTATTAAGCGCTTAACGTGGCAGGCACTGGACTCAGCATTATTTCATTAAACTCATCCAACAGTCCTAGGAAGTAGATTCAATTATTGTTTCTCATTTTGCCAAGGAAGACACCAGGGCTCAGAGAGGCAGTGTGTACCTCAGGGAACACAGCTGGAAGGGGGAGTAGAAATCAGTTACAGGCCTCCCTCGCGGCACCTTGCGCTCAGTACCTGGCACAGTAGAGTTGGTTTTCTGCAGGTTCCCTCCTCGTGAAGACCATCCGGAAGTCGGGCAGCATTTCTGGAATGCCTTACTGTTCTCTGGAACAGTCTCCTCTGAGGTTGCCGTCGTCTTCCGTGTACTGAGACAGATAGTAGACTCGGGACTTGTTGGAACAGCCTTGTGGTTTTGATGAAAAGCCATAGTTTAAAAGTGTCCAGGTCTAACCCTCTGCAGTCTGGTTCAACCAAACCCAGATGCACATGGGCGTCACTGGGCCCCTCGTCTGTGATGGCTGCAGGAGACGCTCCTTGGGAACTGCCACAAGAACCCAGGGAGTGGATGCCTGCAGCTCTCACGCTGTCAGAGTTGGCTCCAATGTTGCCCTCCCAGGATCCCTCCCACCAGTGGGTACTGGACAGCACTAAGGAGAGGGCTGCAAGGCCAAGGACATTTCTGCTGATATCCCAGGAAGGACCATCTGGTACAGATGTACTGTCCCTGCTGGGCAAGACCAGCGTGCCCACTGATAACCTCGGTCTGACTGAGTTGAGTTTAGCAGAAGTGATGCTGCAGAAGTGGCAGGGGTGAGTCTGGTGGCCTGTGGCTGGGCTGAGGGGCTGCAGATCCTCTGAACTTGGCTGGGCCTTTTAGGGGGTGGGTTGAAACTGCTTCTCGGAGGGAGCCTGTGGGAAATCTGAGTACTCTTCAGTTCAGAGAAATGCCATGTTTTTCGTTTGGTTTGAAGGTTTGGTTCTTGAAGAAAGTGTCCAGGTTTGGCTTGAGTTTGGGTTACTAGCTCCTGGAACCAGGTGAAATGTGGGCTTGTCTCAGTGAGCATTAATGTCTGGGTCGATTTAGGAAAATCATTTTGCAATCCAGCAAAATGATTGCAGCTCACAGCCTGGCCATAGTAAGTATTCATTGAGTGTGGGACAGACTtacttattcagcaaatatttactgagctttCAGTATACAGGGCACTGCTTTGGGTGCTTGAAATACGTCAGGGAGCAAAAGAGACTAAAGACCCCCTGAACTCATGGACTTTATGTTCAGATAACCTGATAACTATGTAAAGGTGTTAGAAGGTGATGCTATGGGTAAAAAAAAGTAGAGCAAAGGGAGGGAATCAGGATCGAGAGAGAACTGACTTGCAGATTTAAATTGGTGTTCTGGTTTGTGGTTTGGTCGGTGACATGACAAAGCAGTGGACTGAACTGTAGGCCCTGGGTTCAAGGACCAGTTCTGCCAGCTTGCTGTGTGAGCCTGGACAGGAGCCTTTCCCcaccagagcccctgctctgccatCCGCTGGTCGTGTGACTTCAGCGTAAACCTCTCTAATCCTCTCCTGCTTCGTGGTTTTAGGGGTCCTGGTCTGAGTTTCTGCTTTTACTTACTCCAGGGTTTGCAGCTTCTCAGTGACCTGGGCCAGTCACTGCCTCTAGCCTGTCAGCCCCCAGGGACTGCCAGCATGGAGCAGCCATAACCCTAATTAACGGACTCTTATGGCCCCTTGGACAGAGTGCAGTACCGGGTTTCAGGCCGTGCAAGGATGTTAACCTAAACTTAAGGAACTGAAATTGAGCAGAAAAAAGTGCTGTGTGGAGAATGACTCAGAAGAGTTGCTTGTGAGGAAGGCCAGGGGAAGCCACCCTTGGGGTTGGGCATTTGGGTCTGAGGACCTGAAGGTCATCATCCCCACTCCAAGCTGTTTGGCAGCTGGTAGAGCTGACAGTTCAGAGCACTGACTTTGGGTTAGGcagtcctgggtttgaatcctggctcagcTGTTCTGTAGCTGTGCGACCCCCAGCCAGttgcttcccctctctgagcctcagccttcCCTCTTTTAGTGATGGAGGCGGAGATGGATTTTGCTCTCAATGTTGCCTGACCTCCAGGGTGATTGTGAGGATTTCGTGAGGTCTGTTAGTATCCGTTTCCAGTTCACAGGGCCATCCTGAATGGGGGCAAGCAGAACTTGGCAAGAAAGAAGGGCTGAGGGTCCTGCCTTGAGAGTTGGAAGGACAGTGGACTTGGCGTATTAAGTCTGGTTAAAGAGAGGAATTTGGGGGCAAGGGGATGGCTTGGAAGTAGAGTGGGGAGCAGGCAGGAGCGGGAGGTAAAGGGGACATGTTTTGTGGGGTAGAGGGGAGCATGGAAAGGTGTGGGCACAGGTGTGTGGGGTGGCCAGTGTGGTGAGGATCAGGGCAGGGGGTGTCCTTGTGTTGGTGCCGGAGTTGGCAGCATCACCTTTAAATCCTGAGGAGCTGGGCTTGCAGCTGGCAGAAGGATGTAGCCAGAGCCTCCAGGAAGTTGATGAGTAATGGGCCCCTGAGGCCTGGTCTCAGTGGTGGTGCCCAGATGTGCTGCCTCACTGCCTGTGCCCCTGTGCGGGGCTGAAGTGGGGGTGGCTTTCCCCATCACTCCATGAAGGCCCCGGGGAGGGGGGACTCACCCGCCCTTGTTCAGGACAAGAAGCCTCTTAGCCATCTCATCCGGGGCCTGCAGTGGGCAGGCTCTCTGCCAGATCTGCCAGcctgcctcctctcctcctgctttctcgTCGCCGAGAGGAGGTGGGTCTGGTGGGTCAGGAGGGAGAGGTGCCCTGGGTGTCTGTAGCGGAGGCGCAGCCCCTTGGCTGGCATCTCGAATACCAGCTATGGGGCGGTGACTCTTAACAGCACCACGGAGCTGCTGCTCTCAAGAGGGCCCATGCCCAAATCCAGGCCTCCCCACAGTGGAGGTGTCTTTCCTTTTCAGTCTTTATTAAACACCTTCTGtgtcctttccatttattttgcaCAGAGGGAAGGATGGGAAGGCTCACCCCACCTGGCTCACTTCCCGCTGTCCCACTGCCTTGCtctgtggtcttgggcaagtGGCTTCCCATCTCAGAGCCTCCGTTCTTCCTCCATAAAATAAGAAACAGCTGTCCTCACCCGAGAGTATGTAGTGAAGCGCTGCCCATCACGCCTGGCTCAGAGTAGGCACTCGGTCCTGGAGCTCCTGTTGTtgagctgttgttcagtcgctcaggtgtgtccaactctttgcgaccccatggactgcagcacgccaggcttccctgtccatcaccaacacccagagcttgctcaagctcacatTCGTTGACGTGAGTTAAGGTTACCTTTTCCAAAAGACCCTTCTCTGCTCCCATCTTAAGTGAGATAAAaggaatctttaaaaagtttctatTTTGATCATGTAAGCGCCTGTTCAgtgtttcaaatttttaaaatgccaaatatTTTCATGGTCACTTGCATGTAGTGATCtggaaaatattcaaagaaaaattgaaagccaGTGGTATTTAACCAGCCTCAAATTGTGCAACCATGATGTGTAATAAAgaatttgaaacaaacaaaacaaaagtttctattttgaaaaaagtCAAACCCAGACAAGTAAAAAGAGTCATAAAATGAAATGCCATTTACCCTTTACCTATATCCACCAACTGTTAACATTTTTGCCCCATTTACtctctatgtatttatatattcatcATCATCAGAATTATTCTTGCCAATCCATTTAAGAGTAAGTTGCAGATATCATGACCCTTTGCCCTTCAATATTTAGGAGGAATCATCTAAGAACAAGGATACATAACCAGAAAATGGTTTTCATCttgagaagctttttttttttttaactacatcaGGGCTTAGTTGCAGAGCTCGGGTTAGTTGCTCAGAGGCATGGGGAtccaagttccctgaccagggatcaaacccacatcccctgcattggaaggcggattctcaaccactggaccaccagggaagtccccatctccAGAAGCTTTAATGTTGATCTAACACTGTGTCAGTTTCCCCGGGCTGCCATAACAGAGTACCACAGGCTGGATGacttacacaacagaaatttattttctcacggTTCTGTAGGCTGGGGGTCCAAGCAAGAGGTCAGCAGGTTTGATTTCTTCTAAGACTTCCCCTTGACATACCGGTGGTGACTTTCTTGCTATGTCCTCACGTGGTCCTTTCTTTTGGTGCCTCTTGGTGGATCCAAATctcctcctcttataaggacaccagtcacattggATTAAGGTCCACCCTAAAGAcctcactgaactgaactactttacttttggggggatagtttgcttatttttaattggaggataattgctttacaatgttgtgttggtttctgcctacATTAATATGACTTAATtaccttttatataaaataaataaatacatagtttaaaacaaaaccaaaaacacagcCAGTGACATActttacaggcttcccaggcagcacagtggtaaagaatctacctgccattgcaggagaccagggttcgatccctggattgggaagatcccctggaggaggaaatggcaacccactccagtattgcctggagaattccatggacagaggagcctggcgggctacagtccatggggtcacaaagagtcggacacgactaagtgactgagcgcCACAACAAACTTTATAGTACCGAGCATTTTTTGaacattcttcctcttttttaaaaaatttatttaaaaaaaattatttatttggctgtgctgggtcttagttgccacacacaggatcttttgttgcagcatgtgggatctagttccctgaccaaggatgaacCTGGGGCCCCGGcgttggaagcttggagtcttagccactggactagtAGGGAGGTGCTTGCTGTTCAGATAAATACAAACTCTGAGCAAGTCCCTATGATCAGAAGTTGTTACGCTAAATCCTTGCTATGTGTCGTCCCACCTCATCTTCTCAGTCACCCTACCAGCCACCTGCTGTCTTTGTCCCCATTTtcctggatgaggaaactgaggattggTGATTTTAGCTAAAGACACCAGCTTGTGAGTGACAAGATCGAGGAGCTGAACGCAGGTCTGGCTGTCCCCATTATTGCCCTCCGTGATCGTAGTCAACTCCAGGGGTGACGCCTGCGGAGCAGCTGACTGCAGTAAGAACGGAAAGTGGCTCCCGTTAGCGATTATAATATCCTTCATGGCTGCACACAGGCACCCTGGTGTTGAAACAGGGAACTCTGTGTCCCATGAGGGCAGCGCCCATGCCTGGCTTGTTTCCCATCACCCAGGAAGGTGCCTGGTCAGCGTTGACTGGGGACCAAGATAAAGCAAAATGACAGCTTTTAGACGGCCGGGGTCATCAGAGTGTGATCCTTGCAGACTTGTGCACCTCAGATGTTTCAGGTCCTGCATAGAATACTAAGCATCTAGTTTTTGATACTACCACTCGACATTTCCCCATATATAAACTGGCTTTCTtaaattgaagtctagttgatttacagtgtcatgttagtttcaggtgtacagcgcagtgcttcagttatacatacataggtgaatttatgttttattcagattcttttcccctatAGATTATTGCAAACTATTGAGTATAATTCCTTGCGTTATagagtaggcccttgttggttatctctttatatatagtagtgtgtgtatatacttaTCCCAACCTCCTAATGTATT is a genomic window containing:
- the C11H9orf78 gene encoding telomere length and silencing protein 1 homolog isoform X1, with the translated sequence MRVTGKTFRRRRADSESEEDEQDSEEVRLKLEETREVQNLRKRPNGVSAVALLVGEKVQEETTLVDDPFQMKTGGMVDMKKLKERGKDKISEEEDLHLGTSFSAETNRRDEDADMMKYIETELKKRKGIVEHEEQKVKPKNAEDCLYELPENIRVSSAKKTEEMLSNQMLSGIPEVDLGIDAKIKNIISTEDAKARLLAEQQNKKKDSETSFVPTNMAVNYVQHNRFYHEELNAPIRRNKEEPKARPLRVGDTEKPEPERSPPNRKRPANEKATDDYHYEKFKKMNRRY
- the C11H9orf78 gene encoding telomere length and silencing protein 1 homolog isoform X2, with the translated sequence MRVTGKTFRRRRADSESEEDEQDSEEVRAVALLVGEKVQEETTLVDDPFQMKTGGMVDMKKLKERGKDKISEEEDLHLGTSFSAETNRRDEDADMMKYIETELKKRKGIVEHEEQKVKPKNAEDCLYELPENIRVSSAKKTEEMLSNQMLSGIPEVDLGIDAKIKNIISTEDAKARLLAEQQNKKKDSETSFVPTNMAVNYVQHNRFYHEELNAPIRRNKEEPKARPLRVGDTEKPEPERSPPNRKRPANEKATDDYHYEKFKKMNRRY